The genomic DNA CTCGAGCTCTTTAAAGATGAGATCGTTTACTGCTGTCATATCTTGGTGTGACAGCTTTTTTATTGCATCCAATTGCATAATTTATCTTTAGTACTTCGAAGTGAAGCTTCAATAGCTTATTTTGATAATTTGATGTTGCAATAATATCTCAATTTAGTGGTTTAAGCAGCTTTAGTAGGGGAAAATTCTTGGGCTTGGGTGAATTTTAAACTTTTTTGAATTTCCCCTTGCGGGAACAGATCTTTTTCCGTAGAATCCGCCGTCATTGTTGAGAATTATAGACACCTTGAAATATCAGGTGTACAGCGGAGTTTGAAAAAAATGTACGCGGTTATCCAAAGTGGTGGTAAACAGCACCGTGTGGCCGAAGGCCAAACACTTCGCCTTGAGAAACTAGACGTTGAAACTGGTGAAACAGTTGAATTTGATAACGTATTACTAGTTGCTAATGGCGAAGACGTTAAAGTAGGCGCACCTTACGTAGATGGTACCAAAGTAACAGCAGAAGT from Agarivorans gilvus includes the following:
- the rplU gene encoding 50S ribosomal protein L21, which translates into the protein MYAVIQSGGKQHRVAEGQTLRLEKLDVETGETVEFDNVLLVANGEDVKVGAPYVDGTKVTAEVVSHGRGDKVKIVKFRRRKHSRKQQGHRQWFTEVRITGING